Proteins encoded within one genomic window of Triticum aestivum cultivar Chinese Spring chromosome 2D, IWGSC CS RefSeq v2.1, whole genome shotgun sequence:
- the LOC123049284 gene encoding uncharacterized protein, which yields MGKGRSCRYGSERLLYPVQASGHHVAGGADHLADLDEEDVWSVLAAPAPDSNRSTGRQPEQERRGRWTAGGLSLAFEATASTPAGRHHHHVASSAPVRVPEWPAARFPAVSGEHGYGVSCREEEGEWMAPHEYLQAQARSSGRGTAAPSVFEGVGRTLKGRDLSRVRDAVWSNTGFFG from the coding sequence ATGGGGAAGGGCCGCAGCTGCAGGTACGGATCAGAGCGGCTGCTCTACCCCGTCCAGGCCAGCGGTCACCACGTCGCTGGCGGCGCCGATCACCTCGCCGACCTCGACGAGGAGGATGTCTGGTCGGTGCTCGCGGCGCCTGCGCCCGACTCCAACCGCTCCACCGGCAGGCAACCTGAGCAAGAGCGTCGCGGGCGGTGGACCGCAGGGGGCCTGTCGCTGGCGTTCGAGGCAACGGCGTCCACGCCGGCCGGGCGCCACCATCATCACGTGGCGAGCTCGGCGCCTGTCAGGGTGCCCGAGTGGCCGGCGGCCAGGTTCCCGGCTGTGTCTGGCGAGCACGGCTACGGCGTGAGCTGCCgtgaggaggagggggagtggATGGCGCCGCACGAGTACCTGCAGGCCCAGGCACGGAGCAGCGGGCGCGGCACGGCGGCGCCGTCGGTGTTCGAGGGCGTGGGGAGGACCCTGAAAGGGCGCGACCTCAGCCGGGTGCGCGACGCCGTCTGGAGCAACACCGGATTCTTCGGCTAA